In Lachnospiraceae bacterium, one DNA window encodes the following:
- the nikA gene encoding nickel ABC transporter substrate-binding protein has protein sequence MKKRWGTMLLAGLLGTALLSGCGSSASDSASSAADPKPSETTTTAEGTKEDLIFVNYRDIRDLNPHLYAGEMYAQEMLYEGLVNITADGFEGCLAESWDVSEDGKVYTFHIRSGVTFSDGEKCDAYAIKANFDAILENKDRHTWLEMMHLLVGVDAPDENTFVIELSEPYYPLLTELGVTRPFAMISPKAMKNSSTKDGVEAYIGTGPYVLDEFVTDEYAVFKANPNYWGEQPAIKTITVKVIPDNQTRILALEKGEIDMIFGKNMIDADAINQYLDSDKFTVELSEPTSTRQIVLNTSSDILSEKDVRVALQHATNKQNISDGIFYGLEKPADTLFASTIPYCDIKLEPYAYNLELAGQILDDAGWKMGSNNVREKDGQQLNVDLLYNSDSVTEKSIAEYLQSEYQSIGVSLNIHGEEEQSYRDNMKAGNFDMVFNICWGTPYDPQSSLAAMRAPVYGDYAAQLGLDDKAEIDDAITEILVTTDEDRRQELYTYVLTHLHEDAVYIPLTYECNKAIYRSDMKGFHFTQTQYEVPFQDFSF, from the coding sequence ATGAAAAAAAGATGGGGCACAATGCTTCTGGCAGGTCTCTTAGGCACCGCCTTATTAAGCGGCTGCGGTTCATCCGCTTCTGACTCTGCATCTTCTGCTGCAGATCCTAAGCCTTCAGAAACTACCACTACAGCTGAAGGTACAAAAGAAGACCTGATCTTCGTAAACTATCGCGATATCCGCGATCTAAACCCACATTTATATGCCGGCGAAATGTATGCCCAGGAAATGTTATACGAAGGCCTGGTCAATATTACCGCTGACGGTTTTGAGGGCTGCCTGGCAGAAAGCTGGGATGTCAGTGAAGATGGTAAAGTATATACTTTCCACATCCGTTCAGGCGTAACATTTTCAGATGGTGAAAAGTGTGACGCATATGCCATCAAAGCAAACTTTGACGCGATTCTGGAAAATAAAGACCGCCATACCTGGCTGGAAATGATGCATCTGTTAGTAGGAGTAGATGCTCCAGATGAAAATACCTTTGTGATCGAATTATCTGAACCATATTATCCTCTTTTAACAGAGCTTGGCGTGACCAGACCATTTGCCATGATCTCACCGAAAGCCATGAAAAACAGCAGCACCAAGGATGGGGTAGAAGCCTATATAGGTACTGGTCCATATGTGCTGGATGAGTTCGTTACTGATGAATATGCCGTATTCAAGGCAAATCCAAACTACTGGGGCGAACAGCCGGCTATTAAAACCATCACAGTGAAAGTCATCCCGGATAATCAGACCCGTATCCTGGCTCTGGAAAAAGGTGAGATCGATATGATTTTCGGAAAAAATATGATCGATGCAGATGCCATTAACCAGTATCTGGACAGTGATAAATTTACCGTAGAGCTTTCTGAGCCAACTTCCACCAGGCAGATCGTCCTGAATACTTCTTCTGACATTCTTTCAGAAAAAGACGTGCGCGTCGCCCTTCAGCACGCAACCAATAAGCAGAATATCTCTGACGGTATTTTCTATGGACTGGAAAAACCGGCAGATACTCTGTTTGCCTCCACAATTCCATATTGTGATATTAAACTGGAACCATATGCTTATAACTTAGAATTAGCTGGACAGATTCTGGATGACGCAGGCTGGAAAATGGGTTCCAACAATGTCCGTGAAAAAGATGGACAACAGTTAAATGTTGATCTTCTCTATAACAGTGACAGCGTTACTGAAAAATCCATTGCAGAGTATCTTCAGAGCGAATACCAGTCCATCGGTGTTTCCTTAAACATACATGGTGAGGAAGAACAGTCTTACCGTGACAATATGAAAGCAGGTAATTTTGATATGGTATTTAATATCTGCTGGGGTACTCCTTACGATCCCCAGTCCTCTCTGGCTGCCATGCGTGCACCTGTATACGGCGATTATGCAGCACAGCTCGGTCTGGATGATAAAGCAGAGATCGATGATGCTATTACTGAGATCCTGGTCACCACAGATGAAGACAGACGCCAGGAACTTTACACCTACGTTCTGACTCATCTCCATGAAGACGCAGTTTACATTCCGCTGACTTATGAATGCAACAAAGCAATCTATCGTTCCGATATGAAAGGCTTCCACTTTACCCAGACTCAGTATGAGGTTCCATTCCAGGATTTCTCTTTCTAA
- a CDS encoding LysR family transcriptional regulator, protein MELRQLEYFMITCEKGSFNQAAECLYTTQPNVSKVISSLEKELGRPLFERSSRGIHITPYGETVREYAQNILHNVSLINSLTDHNQGQKFSLATYPSNMISRLLTDFYKEMGDSYIVEHLEGTVEEISNRVAQGLSEIGIVYIAQKQLHQFQHILSHKKLKFVPLDRKEACVYVGPRHPRYQDDSIDFQELSSLSFVRGVRDFFSVEHHLNHVSLGAISTEQLHYAVYTNSDHLTINLLLNTDICSLGINFLYDQYRQYDVRQLRINNCEPFLLIGYICPDHAKLSKAAEWFISHFKDIL, encoded by the coding sequence ATGGAATTACGTCAGCTGGAATATTTTATGATCACATGTGAAAAAGGCAGCTTTAATCAGGCAGCAGAATGTCTTTATACTACACAGCCTAATGTGAGTAAAGTGATCAGTTCTCTGGAAAAAGAGCTGGGACGACCTCTTTTTGAGCGCAGCAGCCGGGGTATCCACATTACCCCTTACGGTGAAACAGTCCGGGAATATGCCCAGAATATACTGCATAATGTAAGCCTGATCAACTCATTGACTGATCACAATCAAGGTCAAAAATTCAGTCTCGCTACTTACCCCAGCAATATGATCTCCCGCCTATTAACAGATTTTTACAAAGAAATGGGAGATTCTTACATTGTGGAACACTTAGAAGGCACTGTGGAGGAGATCAGCAACCGGGTAGCCCAGGGGCTTTCTGAAATTGGCATCGTTTATATTGCGCAAAAGCAGCTCCACCAGTTCCAGCACATTCTGTCCCACAAAAAACTTAAATTCGTTCCTCTTGACAGAAAAGAAGCCTGTGTTTATGTAGGCCCCAGGCATCCCCGCTACCAGGATGACAGCATTGACTTTCAAGAGCTTTCCTCTCTTTCCTTTGTAAGGGGTGTAAGGGATTTTTTCTCCGTAGAACACCACTTGAACCATGTAAGCCTTGGAGCGATCAGCACAGAACAGCTCCACTACGCCGTCTATACCAACAGTGATCACCTGACCATTAACCTGTTATTAAACACGGATATATGCAGTCTCGGCATCAATTTCCTTTATGATCAGTACCGCCAATATGATGTCCGGCAGCTGCGGATCAATAACTGTGAGCCTTTTCTCCTTATTGGCTATATCTGCCCGGATCATGCAAAATTAAGCAAAGCCGCTGAATGGTTTATCAGCCATTTTAAGGATATCTTGTAG
- a CDS encoding DUF1533 domain-containing protein has translation MRKTGKAKTLLTMLLAAAALQAGTAFGAQATGESQLQAGTWVKEAEGWKFRKPSGEMATGWIQTASGWYYLQPENGLMETGMLRMNDRTYYFNANPDETEGKMTTGWYQDAKGSWYFFNTTTDSTEGAAVTGWQWVDGRSYYFEPVAGENHGKMFADGVTPDGYKVNAAGQWIDGNGKVQVVEGKGFASDPSRNTKGSETSLRGGNGGGGSSRSGSGNSNAGSNVSDRNGTGDNNNSNNTNNSNNGNNSNNTNNNSNNNSNSSADQTKAVFVKEDETGLVEVNSLGWWITVAFEDGYNASNTKVYADGVDVTSALSNVTDDGSICKLAVIKPPAELTVSNAADPVRTQIVSLDDEAANGVIYTGTSYLPEKILAHGPVALWDYYLTNYADDGSVRYSPSKTTFALGKKAAAHPAYSPDAELSEDGKATVTIMFNYNTDEEKEWFDGINRLQLVEYNENKNTINSNLVFDRAKNVPHGKGRVGELTIETGQSNFTNNGRYYVRVESKSGTSALVPIHVVNAQAPVFKLKETPQSGVNLHFQVENMVYGIETPVNRVVLEGPTETVELDKINDWFLFSQDLFVIYNDNVDHFKYKGNYKLTVYADGFKSASVEFTVTKGESVPSKDEMGIVQYSFDGISTASVGSGSSSGSGESDSGSMAVSANLVFDTDLLVNANILEEIGKSTTESEAVIDWWYEMAGVDAAFNKNDKDDQYYDWVAYIHSVESSKTTGIIPFEDYKTKGVVWNNSPAAAKEVLEDGLLGEIQNKGDFSRPAAGAFTIIRNRENEDVVLSHEDKAYLAAIRNIVINGSWTGLTKEQYSVDVENGILTLNKSLFTPGEEYKITVEADGYQMNAFKVTYDQILEEGLSLTVQYKDNKTSYVSDKRTFGKIQGFYADATVEVTGSEGGFLKYLQSVALDDDTLYTKGVESSDASYYAVSENKKILTIGNIKPGEHTLTVRAKGYAEALRTTIVVDEGVEDPTAFEPEMLSFEYTKAEIMAQAYYTVTFNKGTTDDEKVALETYLANIEDIKVGDTTYTKVSSFWNSKNNFRVTGDPVYGGKNDRLCLTEDSAFKDSDELEITINADGYKSLTFNVVKSGNNYVLKDGTDVDPPAADKDAPQLTGQLNIKEKTKWTLTGNADYLKAITSVKYGEEKLSTTVNDTEITIDTSGLSAGTHTLTINADGYKSQVIEVQIEGEDNSGSTGDTESNSDITFGSVSVESWSGNYEAYRLLFKVDRINNISRDTYLGTIDYIMVGTFKYEKCIYGSISDKQFKVGTTPESESTGNGKDYIDFAKDSFDSYQSGDLIKVTIYSKNSEYSTYVFYIRDGKLVDQTEAEEELLDEQESTEDGFNEKIKDNAATGSNGVTSGVTPSGDEENKADETGSSEETKDETKDDSKDESKDETKDETKDETKDDSRNETKDESKEDSTKEPETPSETENSDNKTEDSKEDDSKDNSSEDSREETSETAASDNASEDSEVTKTEGKSN, from the coding sequence ATGAGAAAAACAGGAAAAGCAAAAACGTTGTTAACTATGTTGCTTGCGGCTGCAGCTTTGCAGGCAGGCACAGCTTTCGGCGCTCAGGCAACGGGGGAATCACAGCTTCAGGCAGGAACCTGGGTGAAAGAAGCAGAAGGATGGAAATTCAGAAAGCCATCAGGAGAGATGGCAACAGGCTGGATCCAGACTGCAAGCGGCTGGTATTACCTGCAGCCAGAGAACGGACTTATGGAAACTGGCATGCTGCGCATGAATGACCGTACGTATTATTTTAATGCAAATCCAGATGAAACAGAAGGAAAAATGACAACCGGCTGGTATCAGGATGCAAAAGGAAGCTGGTATTTTTTCAATACTACAACAGACAGCACCGAAGGTGCAGCAGTTACCGGCTGGCAGTGGGTTGATGGGCGCAGCTACTATTTCGAACCTGTTGCAGGCGAAAACCACGGAAAAATGTTTGCAGATGGTGTAACTCCAGATGGTTACAAAGTAAACGCAGCCGGTCAGTGGATAGATGGCAACGGTAAGGTGCAAGTGGTAGAAGGAAAGGGATTTGCAAGCGATCCATCCAGGAATACCAAAGGATCAGAAACCAGCCTCAGGGGTGGAAACGGTGGTGGCGGAAGCAGCCGTAGCGGTTCTGGCAACTCTAATGCAGGAAGCAACGTATCTGATCGTAATGGGACTGGAGACAATAATAACAGCAATAATACAAATAACAGCAATAATGGCAACAACAGCAACAATACAAACAATAATAGTAATAATAATTCTAATAGCAGTGCAGACCAGACTAAGGCTGTATTTGTAAAGGAAGATGAGACGGGGCTGGTTGAGGTAAATTCCCTCGGCTGGTGGATCACCGTAGCATTTGAGGATGGTTATAATGCAAGCAACACCAAGGTATATGCAGATGGTGTAGATGTAACATCTGCACTTTCCAATGTAACTGACGATGGAAGCATCTGTAAACTGGCTGTTATTAAGCCTCCGGCTGAACTGACTGTAAGCAATGCAGCAGATCCTGTCAGAACACAGATAGTTTCCCTGGATGATGAAGCTGCAAATGGCGTGATCTATACAGGAACCAGTTATCTGCCAGAGAAGATCCTGGCTCATGGTCCTGTAGCACTTTGGGATTACTATCTGACCAATTATGCAGATGACGGTTCTGTAAGATACTCACCATCCAAAACCACATTTGCACTTGGTAAAAAGGCGGCAGCCCATCCTGCATATTCACCAGATGCAGAATTAAGTGAAGATGGTAAAGCAACCGTAACTATTATGTTTAACTACAATACCGATGAAGAGAAAGAGTGGTTTGATGGTATCAATCGTCTTCAGCTGGTAGAGTATAATGAAAATAAAAATACGATCAACAGTAATCTGGTATTTGACCGTGCAAAAAATGTACCTCATGGAAAGGGCCGTGTAGGTGAGCTGACCATTGAGACAGGACAGAGCAATTTTACAAATAATGGAAGATACTATGTCCGCGTAGAGTCAAAGTCAGGTACATCTGCACTGGTTCCAATCCATGTAGTAAATGCACAGGCGCCTGTTTTTAAACTGAAAGAGACTCCACAGTCAGGTGTGAACCTGCATTTCCAGGTTGAAAATATGGTATACGGAATAGAGACACCGGTGAATCGTGTAGTTCTGGAGGGACCAACTGAAACTGTAGAATTAGACAAGATCAACGACTGGTTTTTGTTCAGTCAGGATCTGTTTGTCATTTATAATGATAATGTGGATCATTTTAAATATAAAGGCAATTATAAACTGACTGTTTATGCAGATGGTTTCAAATCAGCTTCTGTAGAGTTTACAGTAACTAAGGGAGAGAGTGTTCCATCTAAGGATGAAATGGGTATTGTGCAGTATTCATTTGATGGTATTTCCACTGCTTCTGTTGGTTCCGGCAGCAGCAGCGGCTCCGGCGAAAGCGATTCTGGCAGTATGGCTGTTTCTGCAAATCTGGTATTTGATACGGATCTGCTTGTAAATGCAAATATTCTGGAAGAAATTGGAAAATCTACTACAGAGTCTGAAGCGGTTATAGACTGGTGGTATGAAATGGCCGGTGTAGATGCTGCATTTAATAAAAATGATAAAGACGACCAGTATTATGACTGGGTTGCTTATATCCATTCAGTAGAAAGCAGCAAGACCACAGGAATTATTCCCTTTGAGGATTACAAGACAAAAGGAGTTGTATGGAATAACAGTCCCGCTGCTGCAAAAGAAGTTCTGGAGGATGGACTTTTAGGTGAGATCCAGAATAAAGGAGATTTCTCCCGTCCTGCAGCTGGTGCATTTACAATAATCAGGAACAGGGAAAATGAAGACGTGGTCTTAAGCCATGAGGATAAGGCTTATCTGGCTGCGATCAGGAACATTGTGATCAATGGCAGCTGGACCGGATTAACAAAAGAACAGTATAGCGTAGATGTTGAAAATGGAATCTTAACTCTGAACAAGAGTCTGTTCACACCAGGAGAAGAATATAAGATCACAGTGGAAGCGGACGGATATCAGATGAACGCGTTTAAGGTCACATACGATCAGATCCTGGAAGAAGGGCTTTCACTGACTGTACAGTATAAAGACAATAAGACTTCTTATGTATCTGACAAGAGAACCTTTGGAAAAATCCAGGGATTCTATGCAGACGCAACTGTAGAAGTAACTGGTTCTGAAGGCGGATTCTTAAAGTATTTGCAGTCTGTAGCTTTGGATGATGATACACTTTATACCAAAGGTGTTGAAAGTAGCGATGCATCGTATTATGCAGTATCTGAGAATAAGAAGATTCTGACCATTGGTAATATCAAACCGGGAGAGCACACACTGACTGTCCGGGCTAAGGGATATGCAGAAGCACTGAGGACTACGATTGTGGTTGATGAAGGGGTTGAAGATCCTACTGCATTTGAGCCGGAGATGCTCAGCTTTGAATATACAAAAGCAGAGATAATGGCACAGGCTTATTATACTGTTACCTTTAATAAAGGGACAACAGATGATGAAAAAGTAGCTTTAGAGACATATCTGGCTAATATAGAGGATATTAAAGTTGGAGATACAACGTATACCAAAGTTAGTTCTTTCTGGAATTCAAAAAATAATTTCAGAGTAACCGGTGATCCTGTGTATGGTGGCAAAAATGACCGCCTTTGCCTGACAGAAGACAGTGCATTTAAAGACAGTGATGAATTAGAGATCACAATTAATGCAGATGGCTATAAATCTTTGACTTTTAATGTAGTTAAGAGTGGTAATAATTATGTTCTGAAAGATGGTACGGATGTTGATCCGCCTGCAGCAGATAAAGATGCCCCACAGCTTACTGGCCAGCTTAATATCAAGGAAAAGACAAAGTGGACACTGACCGGCAATGCAGACTATCTGAAAGCAATTACTTCTGTTAAGTATGGGGAAGAAAAGCTTAGCACAACAGTAAATGACACAGAGATCACTATTGATACATCTGGATTGTCTGCGGGTACACATACACTTACGATTAATGCAGATGGATATAAGAGCCAGGTAATTGAAGTACAGATCGAAGGGGAGGACAATTCTGGTAGTACCGGAGATACTGAAAGTAATAGCGATATTACTTTTGGATCAGTCTCCGTAGAAAGCTGGTCAGGCAATTATGAGGCATATCGTTTACTCTTTAAAGTAGATAGGATAAATAATATTTCAAGAGATACTTATCTTGGTACTATAGATTATATAATGGTGGGAACATTTAAATATGAGAAATGCATTTATGGTTCCATATCAGATAAGCAGTTTAAAGTAGGTACAACACCTGAAAGTGAGAGTACGGGAAATGGAAAGGATTATATTGATTTTGCTAAGGACAGCTTTGATTCTTACCAATCAGGTGATCTGATCAAAGTTACCATCTACAGTAAGAATAGCGAATATAGTACTTATGTATTTTACATAAGAGATGGCAAATTGGTAGATCAGACAGAGGCAGAAGAAGAACTGTTAGATGAGCAGGAATCAACGGAAGATGGATTTAATGAGAAAATCAAGGATAATGCAGCCACCGGTTCTAACGGTGTAACTTCAGGAGTAACTCCATCTGGAGATGAAGAAAATAAGGCTGATGAGACCGGATCTTCTGAAGAAACCAAGGATGAAACCAAGGACGATTCCAAAGATGAATCTAAGGACGAAACCAAGGATGAAACCAAAGATGAAACCAAGGATGATTCCAGGAATGAAACCAAGGATGAATCTAAGGAGGATTCCACCAAAGAACCGGAAACTCCGTCTGAAACAGAAAACAGCGATAATAAGACTGAGGATTCCAAGGAAGATGATTCTAAAGACAACAGCTCCGAAGATTCCAGGGAAGAAACTTCCGAAACTGCTGCATCTGACAATGCTTCCGAAGACTCTGAAGTAACCAAAACAGAGGGGAAATCTAATTGA
- the thiE gene encoding thiamine phosphate synthase — protein sequence MKFDKSQLLIYAVTDRSWTGSMSLYEQTEAALKGGATMVQLREKGLRDDNVEEYLEEAKKMRALTEKYNVPLLIDDNIKLAGLCGADGVHVGQNDMDAGLARKLLGPDKILGVTAKTVEQALKAQSQGADYLGSGAVFGTSTKKDARPMTMEQLQAICASVSIPVVAIGGICLDNIEKLKGSGAVGAAIVSGIFAAQDIEATTRELREKMERNLLEK from the coding sequence ATGAAATTTGACAAAAGCCAGTTGTTGATCTATGCAGTAACCGACCGATCCTGGACCGGAAGTATGAGCCTTTATGAACAGACGGAAGCAGCCTTAAAGGGCGGCGCTACCATGGTGCAGCTTCGTGAAAAAGGACTGCGGGATGACAATGTGGAAGAATATCTGGAAGAGGCGAAAAAAATGCGTGCTCTTACAGAAAAATATAATGTTCCTCTCCTGATTGATGATAATATAAAACTGGCTGGACTTTGTGGTGCAGACGGTGTTCACGTAGGACAGAATGATATGGATGCCGGTCTTGCCAGAAAGCTTCTTGGACCGGACAAGATCCTGGGAGTCACAGCCAAAACGGTAGAACAGGCATTGAAAGCCCAGTCACAGGGGGCTGACTACTTAGGCAGTGGTGCCGTATTTGGCACATCTACCAAAAAAGATGCCCGTCCAATGACCATGGAACAGCTGCAGGCTATCTGTGCATCCGTATCTATTCCGGTAGTAGCTATCGGAGGTATCTGCCTGGACAATATTGAAAAGCTGAAAGGAAGCGGTGCAGTGGGAGCTGCCATTGTATCAGGTATCTTTGCAGCACAAGATATTGAAGCAACCACCAGGGAGCTTAGGGAGAAAATGGAGCGCAATCTTCTTGAAAAATAA
- a CDS encoding FAD:protein FMN transferase gives MKKWCLVILTLMLCGCSTAPKTAETEAVKYDRPVLRTEAGSNEKNFTVFAMDTVMQFQLYGGNDEVEEKVREKIEELEDALSVTKENSPMWELNEKKEAKFAPEIAKQMKKTLELCKDTDGALDISAYPVVKAWGFTTGEHRIPDEEERKVLAACVDYHKIQINGDTVTIAPDMLVDLGSVGKGYTAEVLAKLMKEKGVTSALFSLGGNIQTIGTKTDGTDWFIGIRAAEENRYLGGVFVKDKAVVTSGGYERYFAGDDGQIYWHIMDPKTGAPAKNGLVSVTIISDSGFLCDGLSTALFVMGVEKAASHWRSHQNYEAVLEDENGQIYITEGLENTFKPVDLGTEQEIQVIRR, from the coding sequence TTGAAAAAATGGTGTCTGGTGATCCTGACACTGATGTTGTGCGGGTGCAGTACAGCTCCCAAAACAGCCGAAACAGAGGCGGTCAAATACGACCGCCCTGTTTTGCGTACTGAGGCAGGATCAAATGAAAAAAATTTTACAGTATTTGCCATGGATACGGTGATGCAGTTTCAGCTCTATGGCGGAAATGATGAAGTAGAAGAAAAAGTCAGGGAAAAAATAGAGGAACTGGAAGATGCGCTTTCTGTGACAAAAGAAAACAGCCCTATGTGGGAATTAAACGAGAAAAAGGAAGCAAAGTTTGCACCGGAAATTGCTAAGCAGATGAAAAAAACACTTGAACTGTGTAAAGATACAGATGGCGCTTTAGACATTTCAGCTTACCCGGTCGTAAAAGCCTGGGGCTTCACCACAGGTGAACATCGTATTCCTGATGAAGAAGAACGCAAAGTATTAGCTGCATGTGTAGACTATCATAAGATCCAGATCAATGGTGACACTGTAACCATAGCCCCGGATATGCTGGTAGACTTAGGAAGCGTGGGAAAAGGCTATACAGCAGAGGTTCTGGCAAAGTTGATGAAAGAAAAGGGCGTTACTTCTGCTCTTTTTAGTTTAGGAGGAAATATCCAGACTATTGGAACAAAAACAGACGGAACAGACTGGTTTATTGGTATCCGTGCAGCAGAAGAAAACCGTTATCTGGGCGGTGTTTTTGTAAAAGATAAGGCAGTGGTTACTTCTGGTGGCTATGAACGCTATTTTGCCGGCGACGACGGTCAGATCTACTGGCATATCATGGATCCAAAAACCGGAGCTCCGGCCAAAAACGGTCTGGTATCCGTGACTATTATCAGCGACAGCGGTTTTCTGTGTGATGGTCTTTCCACGGCCCTTTTCGTCATGGGGGTTGAAAAAGCAGCCTCACACTGGCGCAGTCACCAGAATTATGAGGCTGTTTTAGAAGATGAGAACGGACAGATTTATATTACAGAAGGTCTGGAAAATACCTTTAAACCTGTGGATCTTGGCACAGAGCAGGAAATCCAGGTGATCCGCAGATAA
- a CDS encoding ABC transporter permease subunit — protein MKPYIIKRILSSIPLLLIISFVCFVFINLIPSDPAEVALRVRQVPIITEDAIAEVRAQLGLDKPYLVRYFTWVLDCLHGNFGISYVNPSRTVSGELLRCMPATLQLAGASLIMVILLSLPIGFLCAVYKDGWFDRLMRGLVFMTTAMPPYWVGLLLMWLISIKLDLLPTSGNGTIRHLILPAFTVSLSYISTYIRLIRNNMLENMKQDYVLYANVRGLTQRSILVKHILKNSMHTCIVAIGMSIPQLISGTIVVENVFAWPGLGTLCISSIFNRDYPVIQTYVLLIGVLFVMFNLLFDILQTVSDPRMRKESN, from the coding sequence TTGAAACCCTATATCATCAAGCGGATCCTGTCTTCCATTCCGCTCCTTCTCATTATTTCCTTTGTATGCTTCGTTTTTATCAATCTGATTCCTTCTGATCCGGCTGAAGTAGCTTTGCGTGTACGTCAGGTTCCCATTATCACGGAAGATGCCATTGCTGAGGTCCGTGCCCAGCTTGGTCTAGACAAGCCTTACCTGGTCCGTTACTTTACCTGGGTACTGGACTGTCTTCACGGCAATTTTGGAATTAGTTATGTAAACCCAAGCCGCACTGTTTCAGGAGAACTGCTGCGCTGTATGCCTGCTACTTTACAGCTTGCCGGTGCTTCCCTTATTATGGTGATCCTTTTAAGTCTTCCTATCGGCTTTCTTTGTGCAGTATATAAGGATGGCTGGTTTGACCGGCTCATGCGAGGTCTTGTATTTATGACCACTGCTATGCCGCCTTACTGGGTGGGACTTCTGTTAATGTGGCTGATCTCCATTAAACTTGACCTTCTGCCTACCAGTGGGAACGGTACGATCAGACATCTCATCCTTCCTGCTTTTACTGTATCCCTAAGCTATATTTCTACCTATATCCGCCTGATCCGCAACAATATGCTTGAAAATATGAAACAGGATTATGTACTTTACGCCAATGTCCGCGGTCTCACTCAAAGATCCATTCTGGTAAAACATATTCTGAAAAACTCCATGCATACCTGCATTGTTGCCATTGGTATGAGTATCCCGCAGCTGATCTCCGGAACTATTGTGGTAGAAAATGTATTTGCATGGCCTGGACTGGGAACCTTGTGCATCAGTTCCATTTTCAACCGGGATTATCCTGTTATCCAGACTTATGTTCTTTTGATCGGTGTCCTGTTTGTTATGTTTAACCTGC
- the thiC gene encoding phosphomethylpyrimidine synthase ThiC, which produces MNYTTQMDAARKGIITKELQAVAEKEQMDTAQLMQLVAEGKVAIPANKNHKCLDPNGIGSMLKTKINVNLGTSRDCKDLDMELQKVNDAVKMGAESIMDLSSWGDTQKFRRKLTAECPAIIGTVPIYDAVVYYHKALKDITTEEWLKIVEMHAQDGVDFMTIHIGINRSTAQRFKQNKRLMNIVSRGGSIIFAWMEMTGKENPYYEHFDEILDICQKYDVTISLGDACRPGCLEDATDVSQIEELVTLGELTRRAWEKNVQVIIEGPGHMPLNQIAANMQIQQSICKGAPFYVLGPLVTDIAPGYDHITAAIGGAIAATYGASFLCYVTPAEHLRLPDLNDVKEGIIASKIAAHAADIAKGVKGASEWDRQMGMARKKLDWEKTFELSIDPEKARNYRASAKPEKEDTCSMCGNFCAVKNMNRILDGEIVSIFDE; this is translated from the coding sequence ATGAACTACACAACACAGATGGATGCTGCCAGAAAAGGAATTATTACAAAGGAGCTTCAGGCAGTAGCAGAAAAAGAGCAGATGGATACAGCACAGTTAATGCAGCTGGTGGCAGAGGGAAAAGTAGCCATTCCTGCAAATAAAAACCACAAATGCCTGGATCCTAATGGTATCGGTTCCATGTTAAAGACCAAGATCAATGTAAATCTTGGAACCTCCAGAGACTGTAAAGATCTGGATATGGAGCTTCAGAAAGTAAATGACGCAGTAAAAATGGGTGCAGAGTCCATTATGGACTTAAGTTCATGGGGCGATACCCAGAAATTCAGAAGAAAGCTGACTGCTGAGTGTCCGGCCATCATTGGTACTGTACCGATTTATGATGCAGTGGTATACTATCATAAGGCACTGAAGGATATTACTACCGAAGAGTGGTTAAAGATTGTGGAAATGCATGCGCAGGACGGTGTGGATTTTATGACCATCCACATTGGCATTAACCGTTCAACTGCCCAGCGTTTCAAACAGAATAAGCGTCTTATGAACATTGTATCCAGAGGCGGATCCATTATTTTCGCATGGATGGAAATGACTGGAAAGGAAAATCCATATTATGAGCATTTTGATGAAATCCTGGATATCTGCCAGAAATATGATGTGACCATCAGCTTAGGTGATGCCTGCCGTCCGGGATGCTTAGAAGATGCTACCGATGTTTCACAGATCGAAGAGCTGGTAACATTAGGTGAGCTCACAAGAAGAGCCTGGGAGAAGAATGTCCAGGTGATCATAGAGGGACCAGGCCATATGCCTCTTAACCAGATCGCAGCCAATATGCAGATCCAGCAGAGCATCTGCAAGGGCGCTCCGTTCTATGTATTAGGACCTCTTGTTACAGACATTGCACCGGGATATGATCATATTACAGCGGCTATTGGCGGTGCGATCGCAGCAACCTACGGAGCATCATTTTTATGCTATGTAACACCAGCAGAACATCTGAGATTGCCGGATCTGAATGACGTAAAAGAAGGTATCATCGCTTCCAAGATCGCAGCTCATGCAGCTGACATTGCAAAAGGTGTCAAAGGCGCTTCTGAGTGGGATCGTCAGATGGGAATGGCAAGAAAGAAACTGGACTGGGAAAAGACCTTTGAGCTTTCTATTGATCCGGAAAAGGCAAGAAACTACAGAGCATCTGCAAAGCCGGAAAAAGAAGATACCTGCTCTATGTGCGGCAACTTCTGTGCTGTAAAAAATATGAACCGTATTTTAGACGGTGAGATCGTAAGCATTTTTGATGAATGA